From the Chloroflexus aurantiacus J-10-fl genome, one window contains:
- a CDS encoding GNAT family N-acetyltransferase, whose protein sequence is MSAIIIVRAQPSDAALLKQIAVAAKRYWGYPDHLISQWAASPIITPAAIDHDLVFAAHQQGQPIGWYRLIVDSSPAILEDLWVIPSWIGQGVGRMLFTHAVAQCRAQRIAQIELDADPHAVGFYRNMGCTVIGETISEWNRPVPRLRYTLAAVD, encoded by the coding sequence ATGTCAGCAATAATCATTGTCCGCGCTCAACCGTCCGACGCAGCGCTGCTCAAGCAAATTGCTGTGGCTGCCAAGCGATATTGGGGCTATCCCGACCATCTCATCAGCCAGTGGGCCGCCTCGCCGATCATCACCCCAGCGGCGATTGATCACGATCTGGTCTTTGCTGCTCATCAGCAGGGGCAGCCGATTGGCTGGTACCGGTTGATTGTCGATAGCTCACCGGCCATACTCGAAGACCTTTGGGTGATACCGTCCTGGATTGGTCAGGGCGTGGGGCGAATGCTCTTTACCCATGCCGTTGCCCAATGCCGTGCGCAGAGAATTGCGCAGATCGAGTTGGACGCTGATCCACATGCCGTCGGCTTCTATCGCAACATGGGATGTACCGTGATCGGGGAGACTATCTCAGAATGGAACCGACCGGTACCACGGCTCCGCTATACACTTGCAGCAGTGGATTGA
- a CDS encoding TIGR04282 family arsenosugar biosynthesis glycosyltransferase, whose product MSVHPALVMMARRPEPGRVKTRLCPPLTPEQATTLYEAFLYDLTALLRSVRGVQPIIAYAPETAADYFARLAPDLAHRPQVGADLGERLANITDALLNEGAPAVVVIGSDSPDLPVAFIEQAIAELAQGADLVLGPASDGGYYLVGLRRPAPTLFTGVTMSTPTVLRDTLAIAEQLRLQTSLLPLWYDIDTFTDLHRLIASSASLTHTRPLLEHVLAQAGG is encoded by the coding sequence GTGAGCGTGCATCCAGCGCTCGTGATGATGGCCCGTCGCCCTGAACCGGGACGGGTTAAGACCCGTTTGTGCCCGCCTTTGACCCCAGAGCAGGCAACTACTCTGTACGAAGCGTTTCTTTATGATTTGACGGCGTTGTTGCGGAGTGTACGTGGGGTGCAGCCGATCATCGCGTATGCGCCGGAAACCGCTGCCGATTACTTTGCCCGCCTTGCCCCTGACCTTGCCCACCGGCCACAGGTTGGCGCTGATTTGGGTGAACGGCTGGCCAACATCACCGATGCGCTCCTGAACGAAGGCGCGCCGGCAGTGGTTGTGATCGGGAGCGATAGCCCTGATTTGCCGGTGGCCTTCATCGAACAGGCTATTGCTGAATTAGCGCAAGGGGCCGATCTTGTGCTGGGGCCGGCCAGTGATGGTGGTTACTATCTGGTTGGGTTGCGCCGACCGGCACCAACCCTCTTCACCGGCGTCACCATGAGTACGCCAACCGTACTGCGTGATACGCTGGCGATTGCCGAACAACTGCGGCTTCAGACCTCGCTCCTTCCCCTTTGGTATGACATCGACACCTTTACTGATCTGCACCGCTTGATCGCCAGTTCAGCCTCTCTGACCCACACCCGGCCACTATTGGAGCACGTGCTGGCACAGGCTGGAGGATGA